One Methylobacterium oryzae DNA window includes the following coding sequences:
- a CDS encoding phosphorylase, with translation MIDPAAPVLAVTGLARERRMAAGAGVEAVGAGGNPYRLRQLLEARGQPGCRAVVSFGIAGGLDPSLRPGDVVVGTGVVSEEGRRAADLDLSATLLNLLSGVGPRVIPADLAGVDTAVLAVDGKTDLRTTTGAAAVDMESHVAASFAGRHGLPFAAVRVICDPADQALPVFAASALTPDGEPDIAAVFFAFARGRARLGDLMRLARDSNAAFAALGRCRTRLGPGLGIPVPGR, from the coding sequence ATGATCGATCCCGCCGCACCCGTCCTGGCCGTTACCGGCCTCGCCCGCGAGCGCCGCATGGCGGCGGGGGCGGGGGTCGAGGCCGTGGGAGCCGGCGGCAATCCCTACCGGCTCCGCCAGCTCCTGGAGGCCCGCGGCCAGCCCGGCTGCCGGGCGGTTGTCAGCTTCGGCATCGCGGGCGGCCTCGATCCCTCGCTCCGGCCCGGCGACGTCGTGGTGGGCACCGGCGTGGTGAGCGAGGAGGGGCGGCGCGCCGCCGATCTCGACCTGTCGGCCACGCTGCTCAACCTCCTGTCCGGCGTCGGGCCGCGGGTGATCCCGGCGGATCTGGCGGGCGTCGACACGGCGGTGCTCGCGGTCGACGGCAAGACGGACCTGCGGACCACCACCGGCGCCGCGGCCGTCGACATGGAATCGCACGTGGCCGCGTCCTTCGCGGGCCGGCACGGCCTGCCCTTCGCGGCCGTGCGGGTGATCTGCGATCCGGCCGACCAGGCCCTCCCGGTTTTCGCGGCCTCGGCCCTCACGCCGGACGGCGAGCCCGACATCGCCGCGGTGTTCTTCGCCTTCGCGCGCGGCCGGGCACGCCTGGGAGACCTCATGCGCCTCGCCCGGGACTCGAACGCCGCCTTCGCGGCGCTGGGACGGTGCCGGACGCGGCTCGGGCCGGGACTGGGCATACCGGTCCCGGGTCGCTGA
- a CDS encoding Do family serine endopeptidase translates to MTETRPTGRTSRRALASVAAAALIAGGAIGSGYLPAATPAYAQALPKSPIEAPEHPPGSFAGIVNKVKPGVVSVKVKLDDSASSDDDDGPSQGRNLQNVPPQLREFFKRFGQNGPGGMQPQHQGPRGAVGSGFIISADGYVVTNNHVVDHAKTVQVTLDDGRTLDAKVIGKDSKTDVALLKITEGSNFPYVQFGKAAPQVGDWVVAIGNPFGLGGTVTAGIVSARGRDIGAGPYDDFLQIDAPINKGNSGGPTFNVNGEVVGMNTAIASPSGGSVGLAFAIPAETVQAVVDQLRTDGKVARGYLGVQIQPVTQDIAEGLGLDKAKGALVDHAENGTPAAKAGLKAGDVIEKVNGDTVDSARELSRKIAGLKPGAKVELSYLRGGKTDTATVTLGTMPTDGTKMASRDDDSGNGQPRLGLQLAPAGDVGLSDQGVAVVQVDPDGPAAAKGIEAGDVILDVGGQSVARPSDVATQIRAAESSGRKAVLMRVKSGKGQTRFVAVSLNKKAG, encoded by the coding sequence ATGACCGAGACCCGTCCCACTGGCCGCACCTCGCGCCGCGCCCTCGCCTCCGTGGCGGCCGCCGCGCTGATCGCCGGCGGTGCCATCGGCAGCGGTTATCTGCCGGCCGCGACCCCGGCCTACGCGCAGGCGCTGCCCAAGTCGCCGATCGAGGCCCCCGAGCACCCGCCGGGCTCGTTCGCCGGTATCGTCAACAAGGTGAAGCCGGGCGTCGTCTCGGTGAAGGTGAAGCTCGACGACTCGGCGAGCAGCGACGACGACGACGGACCGAGCCAGGGGCGCAACCTCCAGAACGTGCCGCCGCAGCTGCGCGAGTTCTTCAAGCGCTTCGGCCAGAACGGCCCCGGCGGGATGCAGCCCCAGCATCAGGGCCCGCGCGGCGCTGTCGGCTCCGGCTTCATCATCTCGGCCGACGGCTACGTGGTCACCAACAACCACGTGGTCGACCATGCCAAGACCGTGCAGGTGACGCTGGACGACGGGCGCACTCTCGACGCCAAGGTCATCGGCAAGGATTCCAAGACGGACGTCGCCCTGCTGAAGATCACCGAGGGCTCGAACTTCCCGTACGTCCAGTTCGGAAAGGCCGCGCCGCAGGTCGGCGACTGGGTCGTGGCGATCGGTAACCCGTTCGGCCTCGGCGGCACCGTGACCGCCGGCATCGTCTCGGCCCGCGGCCGCGACATCGGCGCCGGCCCCTACGACGACTTCCTGCAGATCGACGCCCCGATCAACAAGGGCAACTCGGGCGGCCCGACCTTCAACGTCAACGGCGAGGTGGTCGGCATGAACACCGCCATCGCGTCCCCGTCGGGCGGCAGCGTCGGCCTCGCCTTCGCGATCCCCGCCGAGACCGTCCAGGCGGTGGTCGACCAGCTCCGCACCGACGGCAAGGTCGCCCGCGGCTACCTGGGCGTCCAGATCCAGCCCGTGACGCAGGACATCGCCGAGGGCCTGGGCCTCGACAAGGCCAAGGGTGCCCTGGTCGACCACGCCGAGAACGGCACCCCGGCGGCCAAGGCCGGCCTGAAGGCGGGCGACGTGATCGAGAAGGTCAACGGCGACACGGTGGACAGCGCCCGCGAGCTGTCGCGCAAGATCGCCGGCCTGAAGCCGGGCGCCAAGGTCGAGCTGAGCTACCTGCGCGGCGGCAAGACCGACACCGCCACGGTGACGCTGGGCACGATGCCGACCGACGGCACCAAGATGGCGAGCCGCGACGACGACTCGGGCAACGGCCAGCCGCGGCTCGGCCTGCAGCTCGCCCCGGCCGGCGATGTCGGCCTGTCGGATCAGGGCGTCGCGGTGGTCCAGGTCGATCCCGACGGCCCGGCGGCCGCCAAGGGTATCGAGGCGGGCGACGTGATCCTCGACGTCGGCGGCCAGAGCGTGGCCCGTCCGTCGGACGTGGCGACGCAGATCCGGGCGGCCGAGTCGAGCGGGCGCAAGGCCGTGCTGATGCGGGTGAAGAGCGGCAAGGGCCAGACCCGGTTCGTGGCGGTCTCGCTCAACAAGAAGGCCGGCTGA
- a CDS encoding valine--tRNA ligase: MMDKTFEPTSVEARISAAWAEADAFRAGRPERVGAPPYCIVIPPPNVTGSLHMGHALNNTLQDILCRFERMRGKDVLWQPGTDHAGIATQMVVERRMMERQEPGRREIGRAAFVEKVWAWKAESGGAIVNQLKRLGASCDWSRERFTMDEGLSRAVLKTFVDLHRQGLIYRDKRLVNWDPKFQTAISDLEVQQVETRGHLWHFDYPVVDEAGAETGAVITVATTRPETMLGDTGIAVHPEDARYTALVGQRVRLPLVGRLIPIVADTYSDPEKGTGAVKITPAHDFNDFDVGRRHGLGLINVLDPEGRMLLDGNAEFLDGVAPEPEALALHGLDRAQARKEVVALMEARGRLRAIEPNTHAVPHGDRSGVVIEPYLTDQWYVNVKPLAERALQAVRDGQTKFVPENYEKIFFQWLTNIEPWCISRQLWWGHQIPVWYDDAGGIFVAESEAEAQAAADAQHGRPVALTRDADVLDTWFSSALWPFSTLGWPDTTPELARFYPTNTLVTGKDILFFWVARMMMMGLHLTDRAPFDTVYLHTLVRDASGAKMSKSKGNVVDPLELIDQVGADVLRFTLCALAVQGRDIKLSTDRVQGYRNFATKLWNAARFAELNGCRLDPAFDPRSATGAINRWALTEAARAVDEVAGALEAFRFNDAAAVAYRFVWNIFCDWYLELAKPVLQGESVDPAIRAETQASVAFLIDQVAKLLHPFMPFLTEELWAIKGADLSERGLLTLAAWPDLGGLADAAAEAEVGFVVDLVSQIRSARSETNVPAGAQIPLVMVGAAPEVRARVEAWRDTLLRLARLSEITFSETPPKNSVQLLVRGSVAALPLEGVVDLAAEVARLKKEQGKAQGEIKKIDAKLGNADFVARAPEEIIEENRERRESESARLAKIEEALVRLSGD; encoded by the coding sequence ATGATGGACAAGACCTTCGAGCCCACCTCCGTCGAGGCGCGGATCTCCGCCGCCTGGGCCGAGGCGGACGCCTTCCGTGCCGGCCGGCCCGAGCGCGTCGGGGCCCCGCCGTACTGCATCGTGATCCCGCCGCCGAACGTGACGGGCTCCCTGCACATGGGCCACGCCCTCAACAACACGCTGCAGGACATCCTCTGCCGCTTCGAGCGCATGCGCGGCAAGGACGTGCTCTGGCAGCCGGGGACGGACCATGCCGGCATCGCCACCCAGATGGTGGTCGAGCGGCGGATGATGGAGCGTCAGGAGCCCGGCCGCCGCGAGATCGGCCGCGCGGCCTTCGTCGAGAAGGTCTGGGCCTGGAAGGCGGAATCCGGCGGCGCGATCGTCAACCAGCTGAAGCGGCTCGGCGCCTCGTGCGACTGGTCCCGCGAGCGCTTCACCATGGACGAGGGGCTGAGCCGGGCCGTGCTCAAGACCTTCGTCGACCTGCACCGGCAGGGCCTGATCTATCGCGACAAGCGGCTGGTGAACTGGGACCCGAAGTTCCAGACCGCGATCTCGGACCTGGAGGTCCAGCAGGTCGAGACCAGGGGCCATCTCTGGCACTTCGACTACCCGGTGGTGGACGAGGCCGGCGCCGAGACCGGCGCCGTCATCACGGTGGCCACCACCCGCCCCGAGACGATGCTGGGCGACACCGGCATCGCGGTCCATCCCGAGGACGCGCGCTACACCGCGCTCGTCGGCCAGCGCGTGCGCCTGCCGCTGGTCGGGCGGCTGATCCCGATCGTGGCCGACACCTACTCGGATCCCGAGAAGGGCACGGGCGCGGTCAAGATCACGCCCGCCCACGATTTCAACGACTTCGACGTCGGCCGCCGCCACGGACTCGGCCTGATCAACGTCCTCGATCCCGAGGGCCGGATGCTGCTCGACGGCAACGCCGAGTTCCTCGACGGCGTCGCGCCCGAGCCGGAGGCCCTGGCGCTCCACGGCCTCGACCGGGCGCAGGCCCGCAAGGAGGTGGTGGCGCTGATGGAGGCGCGCGGTCGGCTGCGCGCGATCGAGCCGAACACCCACGCGGTCCCGCACGGCGACCGCTCGGGCGTGGTCATCGAGCCCTACCTGACCGACCAGTGGTACGTGAACGTCAAGCCGCTCGCGGAGCGCGCCCTCCAGGCGGTGCGCGACGGGCAGACCAAGTTCGTGCCCGAGAACTACGAGAAGATCTTCTTCCAGTGGCTCACCAACATCGAGCCGTGGTGCATCTCGCGCCAGCTCTGGTGGGGCCACCAGATCCCGGTCTGGTACGACGACGCCGGCGGCATCTTCGTCGCCGAGAGCGAGGCCGAGGCGCAGGCGGCGGCCGACGCGCAGCACGGCCGGCCGGTCGCGCTCACCCGCGACGCGGACGTCCTCGACACGTGGTTCTCCTCGGCGCTCTGGCCGTTCTCGACGCTGGGCTGGCCGGACACGACCCCGGAACTCGCGCGCTTCTACCCGACCAACACCCTGGTGACCGGCAAGGACATCCTGTTCTTCTGGGTCGCCCGGATGATGATGATGGGCCTGCACCTCACCGACCGGGCGCCCTTCGACACGGTCTACCTGCACACCCTGGTGCGGGACGCGTCGGGCGCGAAGATGTCGAAGTCGAAGGGGAACGTCGTCGATCCCCTGGAACTGATCGATCAGGTCGGCGCCGACGTCCTGCGCTTCACCCTCTGCGCCCTGGCCGTCCAGGGCCGCGACATCAAGCTGTCCACCGACCGTGTCCAGGGCTACCGCAACTTCGCGACCAAGCTCTGGAACGCCGCCCGCTTCGCCGAACTGAACGGCTGCCGCCTCGACCCGGCCTTCGACCCGCGCTCCGCCACCGGCGCGATCAACCGCTGGGCGCTCACCGAGGCGGCCCGCGCGGTCGACGAGGTCGCGGGCGCCCTCGAGGCCTTCCGCTTCAACGACGCGGCGGCGGTGGCCTACCGCTTCGTCTGGAACATCTTCTGCGACTGGTATCTCGAGCTCGCCAAGCCGGTGCTCCAGGGCGAGAGCGTCGATCCGGCGATCCGGGCCGAGACGCAGGCGAGCGTGGCGTTCCTGATCGATCAGGTCGCCAAGCTGCTCCACCCGTTCATGCCGTTCCTCACGGAGGAGCTGTGGGCGATCAAGGGCGCCGACCTGTCGGAGCGCGGCCTGCTGACCCTGGCCGCCTGGCCGGACCTCGGCGGCCTCGCCGACGCGGCCGCGGAGGCCGAGGTCGGGTTCGTGGTCGATCTCGTCAGCCAGATCCGCTCGGCGCGGTCCGAGACCAATGTCCCGGCCGGCGCGCAGATCCCGCTGGTGATGGTCGGCGCCGCCCCGGAGGTGAGAGCGCGGGTTGAGGCGTGGCGCGACACGCTCCTGCGTCTCGCTCGGCTGTCGGAGATCACCTTCTCCGAGACGCCGCCGAAGAACTCGGTGCAGCTCCTAGTGCGCGGCAGCGTCGCCGCGCTGCCCCTTGAAGGCGTGGTCGACCTCGCGGCCGAGGTCGCGCGCCTGAAGAAGGAGCAGGGCAAGGCGCAGGGCGAGATCAAGAAGATCGACGCGAAGCTCGGCAACGCCGACTTCGTGGCCCGGGCGCCCGAGGAGATCATCGAGGAGAACCGGGAGCGCCGCGAGAGCGAGTCGGCGCGGCTGGCGAAGATCGAGGAAGCTCTGGTCCGGCTCAGCGGCGACTGA
- a CDS encoding PopZ family protein codes for MEEILASIRRIIADDQAAKPAEVAAPAPEPDDVLDLAEVAEPVMRPRVVEPEPEPEPAPDLLDFDAIDFEDPVTAAPEPEPEPEPEPAPEPPPPPPPPPQPVLQAARAPEPEPEALVSPATDASVSGAFNLLAHTVLTQNARTLEDLVKEMLRPMLKSWLDDNLPAVVERLVRAEIERVSRGR; via the coding sequence ATGGAAGAGATCCTCGCGTCGATCCGGAGGATCATCGCCGACGATCAGGCCGCCAAGCCGGCCGAGGTCGCGGCGCCCGCTCCGGAGCCCGACGACGTGCTCGACCTCGCGGAGGTCGCCGAGCCGGTGATGCGCCCGCGCGTCGTCGAGCCGGAACCGGAACCCGAGCCGGCGCCGGACCTGCTCGACTTCGACGCGATCGACTTCGAGGACCCGGTGACCGCCGCGCCCGAACCGGAGCCCGAGCCCGAGCCCGAGCCGGCCCCGGAGCCGCCGCCCCCACCGCCTCCGCCCCCGCAGCCCGTGCTCCAGGCCGCCCGCGCGCCCGAGCCGGAGCCCGAGGCCCTGGTCTCTCCGGCCACGGATGCCAGCGTCAGCGGCGCGTTCAACCTGCTGGCCCACACCGTGCTGACGCAGAACGCCCGGACCCTGGAGGATCTCGTCAAGGAGATGCTCCGGCCGATGCTGAAATCCTGGCTCGACGACAACCTCCCGGCCGTGGTCGAGCGCCTCGTGCGCGCCGAGATCGAGCGGGTGTCGCGCGGCCGCTGA
- a CDS encoding TolC family outer membrane protein, with protein MVSGLAMLAAMPASAETLESALAKAYQGNPSLNASRAGVRAIDENVAIAQSGYRPTVNVNAAIGVQYLQTRSSSTVATAATGGTAATTAGSALGTTGGGLGGTAGAGTTGTGTTTGIGTTGIGTAGGTTGIGTSGAGAAGSATGGEGLSGGATSDIASQVITSRRTTRTTYLPSSASLNVTQTIFNGFQTDNTVRRAESQVYSQRESLRFTELSVLYSAVQAYMNVLSNTATLELNRNNVEVLEEQLRQTRDRFNVGEVTRTDVAQAEARLAGARSQVAQAESTLRTSIGVYRQNIGVEPRQLAPGRPLDRFVPRSLDQAIAVGLREHPQVVSAIHNVDASEAQVKVLEGQLAPQLSLQGSLSQLYDQNGPNQSFFVGFVGGRLSIPIYEGGQTYAQIRQAKESVGQARIQVDQIRDQVRAQIVDFWGRLEAAKAQVIAAQAQVQANEVALNGVREEARVGQRTTLDVLNAQQELLNSRVNLIVAQRDRVIFSYGVVQAIGQLTARFTALPVEYYSAKVHYDQVKDLWFGLRTPDGR; from the coding sequence ATGGTGTCCGGACTCGCGATGCTGGCTGCCATGCCGGCATCGGCCGAGACTCTGGAGAGCGCTCTCGCGAAGGCCTATCAGGGCAATCCGAGCCTGAACGCCAGCCGTGCGGGCGTGCGCGCTATCGACGAGAACGTGGCGATCGCGCAGTCGGGCTACCGGCCGACCGTCAACGTCAACGCCGCGATCGGCGTCCAGTACCTTCAGACGCGCTCGTCCAGCACGGTCGCGACGGCGGCCACCGGCGGCACGGCCGCGACCACCGCCGGATCGGCCCTCGGGACGACGGGCGGCGGCCTGGGCGGAACGGCGGGCGCCGGGACGACCGGGACCGGAACGACCACGGGGATCGGGACGACGGGGATCGGGACCGCGGGCGGCACCACCGGCATCGGAACCTCAGGTGCCGGGGCGGCGGGATCCGCGACCGGCGGCGAGGGCCTGTCCGGCGGCGCGACCTCCGACATCGCGAGCCAGGTCATCACCTCCCGGCGGACGACGCGCACCACCTACCTGCCGAGTTCCGCCAGCCTGAACGTCACGCAGACGATCTTCAACGGCTTCCAGACCGACAACACGGTCCGGCGCGCGGAGTCGCAGGTCTACAGCCAGCGCGAGAGCCTGCGCTTCACCGAGCTGTCGGTTCTGTACAGCGCCGTCCAGGCGTACATGAACGTGCTCAGCAACACGGCGACGCTGGAGCTGAACCGGAACAACGTCGAGGTTCTGGAAGAGCAGCTCCGCCAGACCCGGGACCGCTTCAACGTCGGCGAGGTGACCCGGACCGACGTCGCGCAGGCCGAGGCCCGACTGGCCGGCGCGCGATCGCAGGTCGCCCAGGCCGAGTCGACTCTCCGCACGAGCATCGGCGTCTACCGGCAGAATATCGGCGTCGAGCCGCGCCAGCTCGCGCCGGGTCGGCCGCTGGACCGGTTCGTGCCGCGCAGCCTCGATCAGGCGATCGCCGTCGGCCTGCGCGAGCACCCGCAGGTCGTCTCGGCCATCCACAACGTCGACGCGAGCGAGGCCCAGGTGAAAGTCCTGGAAGGCCAGCTCGCCCCGCAGCTCAGCCTGCAGGGCTCGCTCAGCCAGCTCTACGACCAGAACGGACCGAACCAGAGCTTCTTCGTCGGCTTCGTCGGCGGACGGCTCTCGATCCCGATCTACGAGGGCGGCCAGACCTACGCGCAGATCCGGCAGGCCAAGGAGTCGGTCGGCCAGGCCCGCATCCAGGTCGACCAGATCCGCGATCAGGTCCGCGCCCAGATCGTCGATTTCTGGGGCCGGCTCGAGGCCGCCAAGGCGCAGGTCATCGCCGCCCAGGCCCAGGTCCAGGCCAACGAGGTGGCGCTGAACGGCGTGCGCGAGGAAGCGCGCGTCGGCCAGCGCACGACCCTCGACGTGCTCAACGCGCAGCAGGAACTGCTGAACTCCCGGGTGAACCTCATCGTCGCCCAGCGTGACCGGGTCATCTTCTCCTACGGGGTGGTCCAGGCGATCGGACAGTTGACCGCGCGCTTCACGGCGCTCCCGGTCGAATACTACAGCGCCAAGGTTCACTACGATCAGGTCAAGGATCTCTGGTTCGGCCTGCGCACCCCGGACGGTCGCTGA
- a CDS encoding collagen-like protein, protein MRSAKRLWHERWALCSMLALSAACGPPARAADMRIEAAKITGGDLWIIGYADDPGVEITLDGQFPHRTDSRGYFEFRVVYHPATCIATLRTPKQTRSIVVGECGQQGPQAPGLAGPRGETGPRGEAGPPGERGAMGPPGPPGPQGPAGAEGVAGPPGPPGERGPIGMAGAPGLMGAMGPPGPPGPPGGTRGQPASPSAAPKPNPSAALAGPAPKPRPPARARRAPEPESAPEGPLDLEPDAGGGGMDRY, encoded by the coding sequence ATGAGATCTGCCAAACGCCTGTGGCACGAGCGCTGGGCGCTGTGTTCGATGCTGGCCCTGTCGGCCGCCTGCGGGCCGCCGGCGCGGGCGGCGGACATGCGCATCGAGGCCGCCAAGATCACCGGCGGTGATCTCTGGATCATCGGTTACGCCGACGATCCGGGGGTGGAGATCACGCTCGACGGCCAGTTCCCCCACCGGACCGACAGCCGCGGCTATTTCGAGTTTCGCGTCGTCTATCATCCGGCCACCTGCATCGCGACGCTGCGGACGCCGAAACAGACCCGCAGCATCGTGGTCGGCGAGTGCGGCCAGCAGGGGCCGCAGGCGCCCGGGCTCGCCGGCCCGCGCGGCGAGACGGGTCCGCGGGGCGAGGCCGGGCCTCCCGGCGAGCGGGGCGCGATGGGACCGCCCGGGCCGCCCGGACCCCAGGGGCCAGCCGGCGCGGAGGGCGTCGCCGGACCGCCGGGCCCGCCGGGCGAGCGCGGCCCCATCGGCATGGCCGGCGCACCGGGGCTGATGGGGGCCATGGGCCCGCCCGGCCCGCCCGGGCCGCCCGGCGGCACCCGCGGGCAGCCGGCTTCCCCGAGCGCCGCGCCGAAACCGAACCCGTCGGCCGCGCTGGCAGGGCCGGCGCCGAAGCCGCGGCCGCCGGCGCGGGCGCGCCGCGCACCCGAGCCGGAATCCGCGCCCGAGGGACCGCTGGATCTGGAGCCCGACGCCGGCGGCGGCGGGATGGACCGCTACTAG
- a CDS encoding putative bifunctional diguanylate cyclase/phosphodiesterase: protein MRGSVLAAIPVNMLLGVASMLVAYRSGHGTVGAIWFAASTSVNLLRIALCRIPCLGLALTADMTPSLAAAAARSVDRHLRVFTVAAFLSGLVWACQPLLCDGYTTAETLFYLTITCGVTAGAVTHGIAYARIPLAFIALPLLSVVACLAYAGDFDRNCLAACVLLYFLALTHTAFRSESVFREASRLKNEAHALARSRAEAHASASALVDEMRWRATHDDLTGLLNRAGFLQATENRLRTGTLSLLMLDLDGFKFVNDVYGHKAGDRVLVEVARRLKDALPENGLAARLGGDEFAVLYDPVTSGVPDDVMAANLIAAVSQPFDGFDAGRLGVSIGVHASAEPSFTEMLSCADEALYAAKAAGRNRYRVFDSGLREGLQMRRDLERDLSQALVENAPKVWFQPIYAADGRTLVGLEALIRWEHPRLGWIAPPDLIAAAAMAGLTESLLRYILEQVCAMLEILHRRGLSGVRVAMNVSPREMAQVPVDEIVIGRLNLLGLPPTMLEIEITEETALDIGAVQGKLQALSRAGIRVALDDFGIGYSSLSSLRQLKADRIKIDRSFVTGLGASDDKRGLVLAVLGLGRLLGLDVVAEGVESAEDLNILQAMGCPFLQGYHLGRPMPVEDLETTLLSTRIAAA, encoded by the coding sequence ATGCGCGGGAGCGTGCTGGCGGCCATCCCGGTCAACATGCTGCTCGGCGTGGCGAGCATGCTCGTCGCCTACAGGAGCGGGCACGGCACCGTGGGGGCCATCTGGTTCGCGGCGTCGACCAGCGTCAACCTCCTGCGAATCGCCCTCTGCCGGATCCCCTGCCTCGGCCTGGCGCTGACCGCCGACATGACGCCGAGCCTGGCCGCGGCCGCCGCGCGCTCCGTCGACCGGCACCTGCGCGTCTTCACGGTCGCGGCGTTCCTCTCCGGACTGGTCTGGGCCTGTCAGCCGCTCCTGTGCGACGGCTACACGACCGCCGAGACCCTGTTCTACCTGACCATCACCTGCGGCGTGACCGCGGGGGCGGTGACGCACGGGATCGCGTACGCGCGCATCCCCCTCGCCTTCATCGCCCTGCCGCTGCTGTCCGTCGTGGCCTGCCTCGCCTATGCCGGCGACTTCGACCGGAACTGCCTCGCGGCCTGCGTGCTGCTCTACTTCCTCGCCCTGACGCACACGGCGTTCCGCAGCGAGTCCGTGTTTCGCGAGGCGAGCCGGCTCAAGAACGAGGCCCACGCCCTCGCCCGGTCCCGCGCCGAGGCCCATGCCAGCGCCAGCGCCCTCGTGGACGAGATGCGGTGGCGCGCCACGCACGACGATCTCACCGGCCTGCTGAACCGCGCGGGCTTCCTCCAGGCGACGGAGAACCGGCTCCGCACCGGGACCCTCAGCCTGCTGATGCTCGACCTCGACGGGTTCAAGTTCGTCAACGACGTCTACGGCCACAAGGCGGGCGATCGGGTGCTCGTCGAGGTGGCGCGCCGGCTGAAGGACGCGCTGCCGGAGAACGGTCTCGCGGCCCGGCTGGGCGGCGACGAGTTCGCGGTGCTGTACGATCCCGTGACGTCGGGCGTGCCCGACGACGTCATGGCGGCGAACCTCATCGCCGCGGTGTCCCAGCCGTTCGACGGCTTCGACGCGGGCCGCCTCGGGGTCAGCATCGGCGTCCACGCGAGCGCGGAGCCGAGCTTCACCGAGATGCTGAGCTGCGCCGACGAGGCGCTCTACGCCGCGAAGGCCGCCGGGCGGAACCGCTACCGGGTGTTCGATTCGGGCCTGCGCGAGGGGCTGCAGATGCGGCGGGACCTGGAGCGCGACCTGTCGCAGGCCCTGGTCGAGAACGCCCCGAAGGTCTGGTTCCAGCCGATCTACGCGGCCGATGGCCGGACCCTGGTCGGGCTGGAAGCCCTGATCCGCTGGGAGCATCCGCGGCTCGGCTGGATCGCGCCCCCGGACCTGATCGCCGCCGCCGCGATGGCCGGCCTGACCGAATCGCTGCTCCGCTACATCCTCGAGCAGGTCTGCGCGATGCTGGAGATCCTGCATCGCCGCGGCCTGAGCGGCGTGCGCGTGGCGATGAACGTCTCACCCCGGGAGATGGCGCAGGTCCCCGTGGACGAGATCGTCATCGGGCGCCTGAACCTCCTCGGCCTGCCGCCCACCATGCTGGAGATCGAGATCACCGAGGAGACGGCCCTCGACATCGGCGCGGTGCAGGGCAAGCTGCAGGCGCTGTCCCGCGCCGGCATCCGGGTCGCCCTGGACGATTTCGGCATCGGCTACTCGTCGCTCTCCTCGCTGCGCCAGCTCAAGGCGGACCGGATCAAGATCGACCGGAGCTTCGTGACCGGCCTCGGGGCGAGCGACGACAAGCGCGGGCTCGTCCTCGCCGTCCTCGGCCTCGGCCGGCTGCTCGGGCTCGACGTGGTGGCGGAAGGCGTCGAGTCGGCTGAGGACCTGAACATCCTGCAGGCGATGGGCTGCCCGTTCCTGCAGGGCTACCATCTCGGCCGCCCGATGCCGGTGGAAGATCTGGAGACCACCCTGCTCAGCACCCGCATCGCCGCGGCCTGA
- a CDS encoding spore photoproduct lyase family protein, whose translation MALTRDLLDIRTIYHEPTVGDFPLGRDILARFPDAARIVVPSHWNIPELHGNAGSVEDWVRIKRSTLVLGVKKGLAMRPNGRSAHFIAPSTSNGCAMACAYCYVPRRKGFSNPISLFVNLEQACAAIARHAGRQGRLPEPDPIDPEHWVYDIGENGDLSVDAAVSDGVRALVALFRTLPNAKASFATKAVNRDLLAYDPQGKTRVRFSLMPARIARIVDVRTAPIAERIAAIDEFVAAGYEVHANFSPVILYEGWEADWRALFAEIDATLSDAAKAQLKCEIIMLTHNADLHAVNLGWHPKAEDLLWRPDIQEAKVSEGGGTNLRYRAGWKGRWLTRFKALLAETMPYCTVRYAF comes from the coding sequence ATGGCCCTGACCCGCGACCTGCTCGATATCCGGACGATCTATCACGAGCCCACTGTCGGCGACTTCCCGCTGGGCCGGGACATCCTGGCGCGCTTTCCCGACGCCGCGCGCATCGTCGTGCCGTCGCACTGGAACATCCCGGAACTCCACGGCAACGCCGGCTCGGTGGAGGATTGGGTGCGGATCAAGCGCTCGACGCTGGTCCTCGGCGTGAAGAAGGGGCTGGCGATGCGCCCCAACGGCCGCAGCGCCCACTTCATCGCGCCCTCGACCTCCAACGGCTGCGCCATGGCCTGCGCCTATTGCTACGTGCCGCGCCGCAAGGGCTTCTCCAACCCGATCTCGCTGTTCGTGAACCTCGAGCAGGCCTGCGCGGCGATCGCCCGCCACGCCGGCCGCCAGGGGCGCCTGCCGGAGCCGGACCCGATCGATCCGGAGCACTGGGTCTACGATATCGGCGAGAACGGCGACCTCTCGGTCGACGCGGCGGTCAGCGACGGCGTCCGCGCCCTGGTCGCGCTGTTTCGCACCCTGCCCAACGCCAAGGCCTCCTTCGCCACCAAGGCCGTCAACCGCGACCTCCTCGCCTACGATCCGCAGGGCAAGACGCGCGTCCGCTTCTCGCTCATGCCGGCGCGGATCGCCCGGATCGTGGACGTGCGCACCGCCCCGATCGCCGAGCGGATCGCCGCCATCGACGAGTTCGTGGCCGCCGGCTACGAGGTCCACGCCAACTTCTCGCCCGTGATCCTCTACGAGGGCTGGGAGGCCGACTGGCGGGCGCTGTTCGCCGAGATCGACGCGACGCTGTCCGACGCCGCCAAGGCGCAGCTCAAGTGCGAGATCATCATGCTGACCCACAACGCGGATCTGCACGCGGTCAATCTCGGCTGGCACCCCAAGGCCGAGGACCTGCTCTGGCGGCCGGACATCCAGGAGGCGAAGGTCTCGGAGGGCGGGGGCACCAACCTGCGCTACCGGGCCGGCTGGAAGGGCCGCTGGCTCACCCGCTTCAAGGCCCTGCTCGCCGAGACGATGCCCTACTGCACGGTGCGCTACGCGTTCTGA